The following are encoded together in the Arthrobacter sp. Y-9 genome:
- a CDS encoding carbon-nitrogen hydrolase family protein, translating to MSEEGKVTGMRLAIMQGESAVLDTAANLATIRAAAQQASDGGAQVLITPELFPVGYAPRAVRGGLDPALLPGLAQELGDIARSAGLALLASLPEVEPAAPGPGPAADRWYISATLFGPDGARLSHYRKVHLFGAEEQEVFTPGDQPAAVVDYQGLRLGTVICYDVEFPETVRAAALRGVDVLMVPTALGSGYSQVPQRLIPTRAMENHLYLAYVNHTGVEDGFHLSGGSVVADPFGRTLAEADEDAAVLFVDVDPGQLATARADVPYLEERRPDLYRSWLS from the coding sequence ATGTCCGAGGAAGGGAAAGTGACCGGGATGCGTCTGGCGATCATGCAAGGGGAGTCCGCCGTGCTGGACACGGCGGCGAATCTCGCCACGATCCGTGCGGCCGCACAGCAGGCGTCCGACGGCGGCGCGCAGGTCCTCATCACGCCCGAGCTCTTCCCGGTCGGCTACGCCCCGCGGGCGGTGCGCGGCGGGCTGGACCCTGCCCTCCTGCCCGGCCTCGCACAGGAGCTGGGGGACATCGCCCGTTCGGCGGGCCTCGCCCTGCTGGCCAGCCTGCCCGAGGTGGAGCCCGCCGCGCCCGGCCCGGGCCCGGCAGCGGACCGCTGGTACATCAGCGCCACGCTGTTCGGCCCCGACGGCGCCCGGCTGTCCCACTACCGCAAGGTCCACCTCTTCGGCGCCGAGGAGCAGGAGGTCTTCACCCCCGGGGACCAGCCCGCCGCCGTCGTCGACTATCAGGGACTCCGGCTCGGGACCGTGATCTGCTACGACGTCGAGTTTCCCGAGACCGTGCGCGCCGCGGCGCTGCGGGGGGTGGACGTCCTCATGGTGCCGACCGCGCTCGGCAGCGGCTACTCGCAGGTGCCGCAGCGGCTGATTCCGACGCGGGCGATGGAGAACCACCTGTACCTCGCCTATGTGAACCACACCGGGGTCGAGGACGGCTTCCACCTCAGCGGCGGCAGCGTGGTGGCCGATCCGTTCGGGCGGACGCTCGCCGAGGCGGACGAGGATGCGGCCGTCCTCTTCGTGGACGTCGATCCCGGGCAACTCGCGACGGCCCGCGCGGACGTCCCGTATCTCGAGGAACGGCGCCCCGACCTCTACCGGTCCTGGCTCTCCTGA
- a CDS encoding PucR family transcriptional regulator ligand-binding domain-containing protein — translation MGQSAHSIHGAASAGEAQLDVLPGLTTHRFLGRLPDGIRVLHDAGDVPLRWVETSELDDPTPYLLDHELLLTAGLPFLGEGGTEKAVDAFVERLARARVSALAFGLEPHFDSVPPAVVSACERHGVTLWQLPPTLPFAAVGLAFSRLLESGNASVLRQLTEANRQLIRAALGEGGEQELLDALAQRVSGEVLLFGAHGQLRLTAGSRSAGAEVVAEAAELALDLFAGSGPRVELRETSDGALLGLPLRGSPGRGAAARPPSGARAVPAQRGPRRGEPTLGALVLRTGHPLTATENTMVSTAVGLLELLARQRAAGSLSPGQLATLLLLRGDAPGDDAALSTLLGDSAPGTGSGLRVVIAHPHAEDGAEIPAEVLAWRRLWETKLVVHDGTHLLAVTRQEPTAARLSRVEAEGYACAVSRPAPRLGKGGSLAGHALQHVPRLRLEAMALLARAEEERRSLLAEQQPRTFAELMPREAGAGVAREVLGPLLALEPPRRDLLLRVLRAWLAAHGSWDGASSALDIHRNSVRRHVGVIGDTLGRDLGDASVRAELWLALGFLGTGLPGAVPADPSAASDEPDPGAVQESQDR, via the coding sequence ATGGGACAAAGTGCACATTCCATCCATGGTGCCGCGAGTGCCGGGGAGGCACAACTCGACGTGCTCCCGGGCCTGACGACCCACCGGTTCCTGGGCCGGCTCCCGGACGGAATCCGAGTGCTCCACGACGCCGGAGACGTCCCGTTGCGCTGGGTGGAGACGAGCGAACTCGACGACCCGACGCCGTATCTTCTGGACCACGAGCTCCTGCTCACCGCCGGTCTGCCGTTCCTCGGGGAGGGCGGGACGGAGAAGGCCGTGGACGCGTTCGTGGAGCGCCTGGCCAGGGCCCGTGTCTCCGCCCTGGCGTTCGGGCTCGAACCCCATTTCGACTCCGTCCCCCCGGCGGTGGTGTCCGCCTGCGAGCGCCACGGCGTGACCCTCTGGCAGCTTCCGCCCACCCTTCCGTTCGCGGCGGTCGGCCTCGCGTTCTCCCGCCTCCTGGAATCCGGCAACGCGAGCGTGCTGCGGCAGCTCACCGAGGCCAATCGGCAGCTGATCCGGGCGGCTCTCGGCGAAGGCGGCGAGCAGGAGCTGCTGGACGCCCTGGCGCAGCGGGTCTCCGGCGAGGTGCTGCTCTTCGGCGCTCACGGGCAGCTCCGTCTCACGGCCGGCTCGCGGTCCGCCGGGGCCGAGGTCGTGGCGGAGGCGGCGGAACTGGCCCTGGATCTGTTCGCGGGGAGCGGTCCGCGGGTCGAACTGCGGGAGACGTCCGACGGCGCCCTGCTGGGCCTTCCGCTGCGAGGTTCGCCGGGACGCGGTGCGGCTGCGCGCCCGCCGTCCGGTGCCCGCGCGGTCCCGGCCCAGCGTGGCCCCCGCCGCGGCGAGCCGACGCTCGGGGCCCTCGTGCTCCGCACCGGGCATCCACTCACGGCGACGGAGAACACGATGGTCTCCACCGCCGTCGGGCTCCTGGAACTGCTGGCCCGGCAGCGCGCCGCAGGGTCCCTCTCCCCCGGCCAGCTGGCCACCCTGCTGCTGCTCCGCGGCGACGCGCCCGGCGACGACGCCGCGCTCTCCACCCTGCTCGGCGACAGCGCCCCGGGCACCGGGTCGGGCCTGCGGGTGGTGATCGCCCACCCGCACGCCGAAGACGGCGCCGAGATCCCCGCGGAGGTCCTGGCGTGGCGGCGGCTCTGGGAGACCAAACTCGTGGTCCACGACGGCACGCATCTGCTCGCCGTCACGCGTCAGGAGCCCACGGCCGCGCGGCTGTCCCGGGTGGAGGCTGAGGGTTACGCCTGTGCTGTGTCCCGCCCGGCGCCGCGGCTGGGCAAGGGCGGTTCGCTGGCCGGGCACGCCCTGCAGCACGTCCCGCGGCTGCGACTGGAGGCCATGGCGCTGCTCGCCCGCGCCGAGGAGGAGCGCAGGAGCCTGCTGGCCGAACAGCAGCCGCGCACGTTCGCGGAGCTCATGCCCCGGGAGGCCGGGGCCGGGGTCGCGCGGGAGGTGCTCGGACCCCTGCTCGCCCTCGAACCGCCGCGACGGGATCTGCTCCTGCGCGTGCTGCGGGCGTGGCTCGCGGCGCACGGCTCGTGGGACGGGGCCTCCAGCGCCCTGGACATCCACCGCAACAGCGTGCGGCGGCACGTGGGGGTCATCGGGGACACCCTGGGCCGCGACCTCGGTGACGCCTCGGTCCGGGCCGAGCTGTGGCTGGCCCTCGGCTTCCTCGGGACGGGTCTCCCCGGGGCGGTGCCCGCCGATCCCTCAGCGGCGTCCGACGAGCCGGATCCGGGCGCCGTTCAGGAGAGCCAGGACCGGTAG
- a CDS encoding amino acid permease: protein MTTTPQTLPGATPSLGRQLIRRKSIAQMERDARDNSGHGSLKRNFGVLQLTMISVGATLGTGILVILGDAVPIAGPAIWLSFVVAGFAALLSAVSYAEMAGMVPVAGSSYSYSYATMGEGMAWICGWCLVLEYAVSVAAVAVGAGQYVNETIGVFGIQMPDAISQPPGGGGLVNLPALIIVLLATVLLVRGAKESALVNTIIVFAKVGILVFFCIVAFTAFNAGNFEPLLPMGAAGMSAAASKVFFSYIGFDAASTAGEEARNPKRDLPRAILLSMLIVTTVYVLVAVAAIGARNWQWFDGVEAPLVQIINEITHQPWIALVFAVTSVLAIVSVVLTVLYGQTRILLTMSRDGLVPKVFGEVSPRTHTPVKGTWIVGVVVALTAAFVPLGALADATSIGTLFAFALVNVAVIYLRVTKPGKTRSFRVPLYPVVPVLGALACLFLMANLDGMTWLVFCAWMLIGVVIYLAFGRRNSRVGGLNEQAYQLSHQDD from the coding sequence ATGACCACAACACCCCAGACGCTGCCCGGCGCGACGCCGAGCCTCGGCCGGCAGCTCATCCGCCGCAAGTCGATCGCCCAGATGGAGCGCGACGCCCGGGACAACTCCGGACACGGCAGCCTCAAGCGGAACTTCGGCGTGCTGCAGCTGACCATGATCAGCGTCGGCGCCACGCTCGGCACGGGCATCCTGGTCATCCTCGGGGACGCGGTGCCGATCGCGGGCCCCGCCATCTGGCTCTCCTTCGTCGTGGCCGGTTTCGCGGCACTGCTCTCCGCGGTCTCCTACGCCGAGATGGCAGGCATGGTCCCTGTGGCCGGTTCCAGCTACTCCTACTCCTACGCCACGATGGGCGAGGGCATGGCGTGGATCTGCGGCTGGTGCCTCGTCCTGGAATACGCGGTCTCCGTGGCTGCCGTCGCCGTCGGCGCAGGTCAGTATGTGAATGAGACCATCGGGGTGTTCGGCATCCAGATGCCCGACGCCATCTCCCAGCCCCCGGGCGGCGGTGGCCTGGTCAACCTCCCGGCCCTCATCATCGTCCTCCTGGCGACCGTCCTCCTGGTGCGCGGCGCCAAGGAGAGCGCCCTGGTCAACACCATCATCGTGTTCGCCAAGGTCGGCATCCTGGTCTTCTTCTGCATCGTCGCCTTCACCGCCTTCAACGCCGGGAACTTCGAGCCGCTCCTCCCGATGGGGGCCGCCGGCATGAGCGCCGCCGCCTCCAAGGTGTTCTTCTCCTACATCGGCTTCGACGCCGCCTCCACTGCCGGTGAGGAGGCCCGCAACCCCAAGCGCGATCTGCCCCGGGCCATCCTGCTGTCCATGCTGATCGTCACCACCGTGTACGTCCTGGTGGCCGTGGCCGCGATCGGCGCCCGGAACTGGCAGTGGTTCGACGGCGTGGAGGCCCCGCTCGTCCAGATCATCAACGAGATCACCCATCAGCCGTGGATCGCCCTGGTCTTCGCGGTCACCTCCGTGCTCGCCATCGTCTCCGTGGTCCTCACCGTGCTCTACGGTCAGACCCGCATCCTGCTGACCATGTCCCGTGACGGTCTCGTGCCCAAGGTGTTCGGCGAGGTCTCGCCGCGCACCCACACGCCGGTCAAGGGCACCTGGATCGTCGGCGTCGTCGTGGCGCTCACCGCCGCCTTCGTCCCGCTCGGCGCCCTCGCCGACGCGACCAGCATCGGCACCCTGTTCGCGTTCGCCCTCGTCAACGTCGCCGTGATCTACCTGCGCGTCACCAAGCCGGGCAAGACCCGCAGCTTCCGCGTCCCGCTGTACCCGGTGGTGCCGGTGCTCGGCGCCCTGGCCTGCCTCTTCCTGATGGCGAACCTCGACGGGATGACCTGGCTGGTGTTCTGCGCCTGGATGCTGATCGGCGTCGTGATCTACCTCGCCTTCGGCCGCCGGAACTCCCGCGTGGGCGGCCTGAACGAACAGGCTTACCAGCTCAGCCACCAGGACGACTGA
- a CDS encoding NAD(P)/FAD-dependent oxidoreductase, producing the protein MEPTALPSPSEGTAPITMLNPDFPFSYDLYLQNPAGLGSVPEELYGTEVAVVGAGLSGLVTAYELMKLGLKPVVYEADRIGGRLRTASFPSAPEVTADLGGMRFPVSSKALYHYIDLLGLETTDFPNPLAPVTSSTVIELKGRKYYAEKPGDLPEFFHEVAAAWKACMEENARFTEMQDALKARDTAKIKEIWDSLLEELDEETFYGFIAKSRAFKEAGYAHREAFGQVGFGTGGWDTDFPNSILEILRVVYTDADDHHRGVVGGAARIPEALWNHAPSDLKHWPAGTSLASLHGGAPRGAVARIARVKDDDGAPTSRIAVTERWGRASEYAAVVTTCQSWLLSTRIHTEEALFPAEMWTAIERSHYMQSSKTFVMVDRPFWKDRNPETGEEVMSMTLTDRLTRGTYLLDNGPDQPAVILLSYTWNDDALKWLSLDGEQRADLMIHSLEQIYPGVDIRSHVIGTPITVSWESDPNFMGAFKANLPGHYRYQERLYTHFDQESLDEAHRGIFLAGDDVSWTAGWAEGAVTTGLNAVWGVVKHLGGASAEGNPGPGEFLAEYGPKRLA; encoded by the coding sequence ATGGAACCCACCGCCCTTCCCTCTCCGTCCGAGGGCACCGCGCCCATCACGATGCTGAACCCGGACTTCCCGTTCAGCTACGACCTCTACCTGCAGAACCCCGCGGGTCTGGGCAGCGTCCCCGAGGAGCTGTACGGCACCGAGGTGGCCGTGGTGGGCGCCGGGCTCTCCGGCCTGGTCACCGCGTACGAACTCATGAAGCTCGGCCTGAAGCCCGTGGTCTACGAGGCGGACCGGATCGGCGGGCGTCTCCGCACCGCGAGCTTCCCGAGCGCACCCGAGGTCACCGCCGACCTGGGCGGCATGCGCTTCCCGGTGTCGAGCAAGGCGCTGTACCACTACATCGACCTGCTGGGCCTGGAGACCACGGACTTCCCCAACCCGCTGGCGCCGGTGACGTCGAGCACCGTGATCGAGCTGAAGGGGCGGAAGTACTACGCCGAGAAGCCCGGGGATCTGCCGGAGTTCTTCCACGAGGTGGCCGCCGCCTGGAAGGCCTGCATGGAGGAGAACGCCCGGTTCACCGAGATGCAGGACGCGCTCAAGGCCCGCGACACCGCGAAGATCAAGGAGATCTGGGATTCGCTCCTCGAGGAGCTGGACGAGGAGACCTTCTATGGTTTCATCGCCAAGAGCCGCGCCTTCAAGGAGGCGGGCTACGCGCACCGCGAGGCTTTCGGCCAGGTCGGTTTCGGCACCGGCGGCTGGGACACCGATTTCCCCAATTCCATTCTGGAGATCCTGCGCGTGGTCTACACCGACGCGGATGACCACCACCGCGGCGTGGTGGGCGGCGCGGCCCGCATCCCGGAGGCACTGTGGAACCACGCGCCGTCGGACCTCAAGCACTGGCCAGCCGGCACCTCCCTCGCCAGCCTGCACGGCGGCGCGCCGCGTGGCGCGGTGGCCCGGATCGCCCGCGTGAAGGACGACGACGGCGCCCCCACCTCCCGCATCGCGGTCACCGAGCGCTGGGGCCGGGCGAGCGAGTATGCGGCCGTGGTGACGACCTGCCAGTCGTGGCTCCTGTCCACGCGCATCCACACCGAGGAAGCGCTGTTCCCGGCGGAGATGTGGACGGCGATCGAGCGTTCGCACTACATGCAGTCCTCCAAGACCTTCGTGATGGTCGACCGCCCGTTCTGGAAGGACCGCAATCCGGAGACCGGCGAGGAAGTCATGTCGATGACCCTCACCGACCGTCTGACCCGCGGCACCTACCTGCTGGACAACGGCCCGGACCAGCCCGCCGTCATCCTGCTCTCCTACACCTGGAACGACGACGCCCTGAAGTGGCTGAGCCTCGATGGGGAGCAGCGCGCCGACCTCATGATCCACTCCCTGGAGCAGATCTACCCGGGCGTGGACATCCGCAGCCACGTGATCGGCACACCCATCACGGTGTCCTGGGAGTCCGACCCCAACTTCATGGGCGCGTTCAAAGCGAACCTGCCGGGCCACTACCGGTACCAGGAGCGCCTCTACACCCACTTCGACCAGGAGTCCCTGGATGAGGCGCACCGCGGCATCTTCCTGGCCGGCGACGACGTGTCCTGGACCGCCGGCTGGGCCGAGGGCGCCGTCACCACGGGCCTGAACGCCGTGTGGGGCGTCGTGAAGCACCTGGGTGGCGCCTCCGCTGAGGGCAACCCCGGCCCGGGCGAGTTCCTGGCCGAGTACGGTCCCAAGCGCCTGGCCTGA